A stretch of Telopea speciosissima isolate NSW1024214 ecotype Mountain lineage chromosome 11, Tspe_v1, whole genome shotgun sequence DNA encodes these proteins:
- the LOC122646242 gene encoding long-chain-alcohol oxidase FAO4A-like, with translation MIELNEVVINPVPQLKKKRVSFYGIPVVKSLSSNQMETLSSICDTFLPSINLSGNYDDSVHTFYKTCASMAGTHEHVGVMIAETLKHPLMPVLLLTIWMLSTWFGTFLLCGTASISTRFPYFHKFSDLPQKKREQIFLSWSLSFLHPLRMFFRTLKYLTMLVFFSQVDENNHNLSWKALGYCGPDPDLTKICEETNNNRNSSSSDGQEGDGNRRSTNDADKEKFIGPLYKGLVDVTQAKEVLSATLERSGFPVSIHHHHHRRPPNKTPSLSSPSLTIQCDVVVVGSGSGGGVAAGVLAKAGYKVLVLEKGNYHGRRNLSLLEGPSMDQMYQNSGLLVTNDVGVTILAGSTVGGGSTINWSASIRTPDHVMKEWCNSYELELFDSKLYEHAMDVICERMGVQSEIKEEGFNNAVLRKGCTELGYPVINIPRNSSSDHYCGWCCFGCKDGRKKGTSETWLVDLVESGNGVILPGCKALKVLHERRRTRSRNRNISTGVAFEFNNGWGKDICVVKSKVTIVACGALSTPTLLKRSGLRNPNIGKHLHLHPVAMAWGYFPDSTSTSELQNKKSYEGGIMTAMSTVVARGGGGGGGSDGYGAVIQTPALHPGMFSAVMPWVSGIDIKERMCKFSRTAHIFALARDKGSGTVNSTNSYSYQMDVIDEENLRKGLEKILRILAASGAEEIGTHNCKGKKLNVKKASWQEFERFVKEESRKELRDLSTPICSAHQMGSCRMGVDLKESVVNQRGETWEVEGLFLADTSVFPTALGVNPMVTVQAIAYCTAHSVLDVLFRKKSRNC, from the exons ATGATAGAGCTGAACGAGGTGGTCATCAATCCCGTTCcacaattgaagaagaagagagtgagTTTCTATGGAATCCCTGTCGTTAAGTCTCTATCTTCAAATCAAATGGAAACTCTATCCTCTATTTGTGATACCTTTCTCCCATCTATCAATCTCTCCGGCAATTACGACGATTCCGTCCATACTTTTTACAAAACTTGTGCATCCATGGCTGGAACCCATGAACAT gttgGAGTGATGATAGCAGAAACATTGAAGCATCCATTGATGCCTGTGCTTCTATTAACAATATGGATGCTGTCCACATGGTTTGGAACTTTTTTGCTGTGTGGGACAGCCAGCATCTCCACCAGATTCCCATACTTCCACAAATTCTCAGACCTTCCTCAGAAGAAGCGGGAGCAGATCTTTCTTTCTTGGTCTTTAAGCTTCTTACATCCCTTGAGAATGTTTTTCAGAACCCTCAAGTATCTTACCATGCTCGTCTTCTTTTCTCAG GTAGACGAGAATAATCATAACTTGTCATGGAAAGCATTGGGTTACTGTGGACCGGATCCGGATTTGACCAAAATATGTGaagaaacaaataataatagaaaTAGTAGCAGCAGTGATGGACAAGAAGGAGATGGAAATCGGCGCAGCACCAACGATGCAGACAAAGAGAAGTTTATTGGACCTCTTTATAAAGGCCTTGTTGACGTAACACAAGCAAAGGAAGTACTCTCAGCAACGCTTGAGCGATCTGGATTTCCTGTCTCAattcaccatcatcatcatcgtcgaCCACCCAAtaaaaccccatctctttcttctccttctttgacCATCcaatgtgatgtggtggttgtGGGTTCTGGTTCTGGTGGTGGAGTTGCTGCTGGTGTTCTTGCCAAAGCTGGTTACAAGGTTCTTGTCttagaaaaaggaaactaccaTGGAAGAAGGAATCTCTCACTTCTTGAAGGACCATCTATGGATCAAATGTATCAGAATAGTGGATTACTTGTTACAAATGATGTCGGTGTCACGATTCTTGCCGGTTCAACCGTTGGTGGTGGTTCTACTATCAATTGGTCAGCTTCGATTCGAACTCCAGATCATGTGATGAAGGAATGGTGTAACAGTTACGAGTTGGAGTTATTCGATAGCAAACTCTATGAACATGCCATGGATGTAATTTGTGAACGAATGGGAGTTCAATccgaaatcaaagaagaaggatTCAATAATGCAGTGTTACGAAAAGGGTGTACCGAGTTGGGTTATCCGGTAATCAATATCCCTCGAAATTCCAGTTCCGATCACTACTGTGGGTGGTGTTGTTTTGGATGCAAAGATGGTAGAAAAAAAGGTACCTCAGAGACATGGTTGGTGGATTTGGTGGAATCAGGTAATGGTGTGATTCTACCTGGTTGTAAGGCTTTAAAAGTGTTACATGAGAGGAGGAGAACCAGATCAAGAAATCGAAACATTTCGACCGGAGTAGCTTTCGAATTCAATAATGGATGGGGAAAGGATATATGTGTGGTGAAATCGAAAGTGACAATTGTTGCTTGTGGTGCTCTTTCTACTCCCACACTTTTAAAGAGAAGTGGATTGAGGAATCCAAATATTGGGAAACACCTTCATCTTCATCCTGTGGCAATGGCTTGGGGCTACTTCCCTGATTCAACGTCTACATCtgaattacaaaataaaaagagttatgAAGGAGGTATAATGACGGCAATGTCCACCGTAGTCGCCAGAGGgggtggcggcggcggcggcagcGACGGCTATGGTGCGGTGATACAAACACCAGCATTGCACCCGGGAATGTTCTCAGCAGTGATGCCTTGGGTGTCTGGGATTGACATCAAAGAGAGAATGTGCAAATTCTCAAGGACTGCTCATATATTTGCATTGGCAAGGGATAAAGGATCAGGTACTGTGAACTCAACAAATTCATATAgttatcaaatggatgtgataGATGAAGAGAATTTAAGAAAAGGATTAGAGAAGATACTTCGGATATTGGCTGCTTCAGGGGCTGAAGAGATTGGAACTCATAATTGTAAAGGGAAGAAATTGAATGTAAAGAAAGCAAGCTGGCAAGAGTTTGAGAGGTTTGTGAAAGAGGAAAGTAGGAAAGAGTTGAGGGATTTGTCTACGCCGATATGCTCTGCTCACCAAATGGGAAGTTGTAGGATGGGAGTGGACCTTAAAGAGTCTGTGGTGAACCAAAGGGGTGAGACATGGGAAGTGGAGGGTCTGTTCCTTGCAGACACAAGTGTATTTCCTACGGCGTTGGGTGTGAATCCAATGGTCACGGTCCAGGCCATCGCTTATTGCACTGCTCACTCGGTTCTTGATGTTCTTttcaggaagaagagccgaaACTGCTGA